The nucleotide window CAGATTGTCGCCGCTTTGGCCGATCTCGACTTTAATGCCCATGTCGCGCAAGCGCTGCACATTGGGATTGAGCGCCGCATCGGAACCCTGCACCACATAGCCCTGATTATGCAGGATTTCGGCAATGCCGCTCATGCCGATGCCGCCAATGCCGATGAAATGGACCGGCCCGATATTACGGGGCATCTTCATGATGTGGGTCTCCCTTCGACCTGAATGTGTTTGCCGGCCAGCCTTTCGGCGATATCAGCCAGCTTTTCGACCGCACGCGGCTGGCCCAATGCGGCGGCCGCTGCGGCGGCGCGGCTGAGCCTGTCGGGATCGGTCAGTAATTCCTCAAGCCGAGTGGCAAGCGATTGCGGTGAAAGCGTGGCCTGCTCGGCCACCCAGCCACCGCCACCCTCTTCCATGAAAAGCGCATTGTACTTCTGGTCCGAGTCCAGCGAACCCGGCAGCGGAATAAGAATGGCCGGACGGCCGATAACGCAGAGCTCGGTGACCGTCGAGGCCCCTGCCCGCCCGATCACCAGATGCGCATCGGCGATCCGCTCGGGCAGGTCCGAAATAAAACTGGCCAACTCCACGCTGGTGCGCGACTGCCGATAGCTCTCGGCCACGCGCTCAATGTCTTCGGCCCGTGCCTGCTGCAAAATCTGCAGCCGATGCCGCAAGGCGTCCGGCAGTAGAGCAATGGCAGCCGGCACAATGTCGGACAGCGCCCGTGCGCCCTGACTACCGCCGGTGACAACAAGACGAATGCTGCCATTCTTGGTCAAGGCGGGATAGGGCTTGCCTACCAGTGGCCGCACCCTGTCACGCACCGGATTGCCGGTCACAATCTTTTCGAGCTTTTGCTGGTCCGCAAAGCGCGTCACCGGAAAGCTCATGGCCAGCACATCGGCAAAGCGCGCCAACGCCCGATTGGCCCGGCCCATCACGGCGTTCTGTTCATGCAGGACGCCCGGAATGCCCAGAAGGTTCGCCGCGATGAACGGCGGAAAGGTC belongs to Devosia sp. XK-2 and includes:
- the murG gene encoding undecaprenyldiphospho-muramoylpentapeptide beta-N-acetylglucosaminyltransferase; amino-acid sequence: MKTFVLIAGGTGGHLFPAMALAQELIRRGYNVELMTDHRVESYGADFPARQIHIVPAATPSGANPIKLFGAGLTIIRGIGTAWNALRKVRPDAVIGFGGYPTFPPFIAANLLGIPGVLHEQNAVMGRANRALARFADVLAMSFPVTRFADQQKLEKIVTGNPVRDRVRPLVGKPYPALTKNGSIRLVVTGGSQGARALSDIVPAAIALLPDALRHRLQILQQARAEDIERVAESYRQSRTSVELASFISDLPERIADAHLVIGRAGASTVTELCVIGRPAILIPLPGSLDSDQKYNALFMEEGGGGWVAEQATLSPQSLATRLEELLTDPDRLSRAAAAAAALGQPRAVEKLADIAERLAGKHIQVEGRPTS